A genomic region of Deltaproteobacteria bacterium contains the following coding sequences:
- a CDS encoding ribonuclease D, with amino-acid sequence MNNQWVWIDTSVKMDEAKEDISSSSIICVDTEYDSFRYFREVLCLVQIAADKKTYLLDPLNGLDFSFLGKIYADSAILKIMHAGDNDIRILKRDYGFEFKNIFDTHLAAAILGCHFLSLSALIGQYLGIELKKDKKMQRSKWETRPLTEEQIHYAVQDTAFLKALYNRLDHEIQRRGFKRKAVKAFDTIAAVTWNEKLLNPLGYKNIKGYHSLTEHQKHYLMNLNCWRFQKAKETNRARFRILSDQTLVDLAKTEASSIEMLKETGILSPEKISLYGPEIIETVSDNK; translated from the coding sequence ATGAATAATCAGTGGGTTTGGATCGATACATCCGTAAAAATGGATGAGGCAAAAGAAGACATCAGCAGCTCCTCCATTATCTGTGTTGATACGGAATATGATTCTTTCAGATATTTTCGGGAAGTGCTCTGTTTAGTCCAGATAGCGGCTGATAAAAAAACCTACCTTTTAGACCCTCTCAACGGTCTGGATTTTTCCTTTTTAGGAAAGATTTATGCTGATTCGGCAATCCTCAAGATCATGCACGCCGGTGATAACGATATTCGGATTCTGAAACGGGACTATGGGTTTGAATTTAAAAATATTTTTGATACACATCTGGCGGCAGCTATCCTGGGCTGTCACTTTCTTTCTCTCTCGGCGCTGATCGGCCAGTATCTGGGCATTGAACTGAAAAAAGATAAAAAGATGCAACGTTCGAAGTGGGAAACCCGACCCCTGACAGAAGAACAAATACATTATGCCGTCCAGGATACAGCATTTCTGAAAGCACTGTACAACAGACTCGATCACGAAATCCAGCGGAGGGGTTTCAAAAGAAAGGCGGTAAAGGCCTTTGATACTATCGCCGCTGTAACCTGGAACGAGAAGCTGCTCAATCCCCTGGGGTATAAGAATATTAAAGGGTATCACTCCCTCACGGAACACCAGAAGCACTATCTAATGAATCTCAACTGCTGGCGTTTTCAAAAGGCAAAAGAGACAAACAGGGCGCGTTTCAGGATACTGTCAGATCAGACTCTGGTTGACTTGGCGAAAACCGAGGCATCCTCCATTGAAATGCTGAAGGAGACAGGTATACTTTCCCCTGAAAAGATAAGCCTCTATGGCCCGGAAATTATTGAGACGGTAAGTGACAATAAGTGA
- a CDS encoding ATP-binding protein, which produces MIPRNELIRRLKESLDRSRVVALVGPRQCGKTTLAREFVAPESPNYFDLEDPTSLVRLEEPMTALGALQGLVVIDEVQRRPDLFPILRVLADRQPLSARFLILGSASKTLLRQASESLAGRIETVSMSGFSMAELGTAMQQSHWLRGGFPPSYLAQTESDSLAWRKNFIQTFLERDLPQWGIMAPPITLLRFWTMLAHYHGQIWSAVEPARSLSVSEPTVRRYLDILTGVFMIRQLQPWHANLKKRQVKAPKIYLRDTGLLHQLLGIRSDQELFSHPKCGSSWEGYVIEETIKTMNPDEAYFWGTHNGAEIDLVMVKGGRMLGVECKRIDAPRLTPSMRIALENLNLERIAVVYPGTRRYALAENVHAVPLEAIADGMAGLFAGS; this is translated from the coding sequence ATGATCCCACGAAATGAACTGATTCGGCGCCTTAAAGAATCTCTGGATCGAAGCAGGGTGGTTGCCCTTGTTGGACCAAGACAGTGCGGTAAGACAACCCTCGCGCGCGAGTTCGTCGCACCGGAATCGCCCAACTACTTCGACCTGGAAGATCCCACCAGCCTGGTGCGGCTTGAAGAACCCATGACGGCGCTCGGTGCTTTGCAGGGGCTCGTCGTCATCGATGAAGTCCAGCGGCGGCCTGATCTTTTTCCCATCCTGCGCGTTCTTGCTGATCGCCAGCCTTTGTCTGCACGCTTTCTGATCCTCGGAAGCGCATCGAAGACCCTGCTTCGTCAGGCGTCAGAATCGCTGGCCGGCCGGATCGAGACGGTATCCATGAGCGGATTCAGCATGGCAGAATTGGGAACGGCAATGCAACAGAGCCACTGGCTCCGTGGCGGTTTTCCACCTTCTTATCTGGCACAGACAGAATCAGATAGTCTGGCTTGGCGTAAAAACTTTATTCAAACGTTCCTGGAACGGGATCTCCCTCAATGGGGCATTATGGCCCCGCCCATCACGCTTCTTCGTTTCTGGACCATGCTAGCCCATTACCACGGGCAGATATGGAGCGCCGTCGAACCCGCCCGCTCCTTAAGTGTCAGCGAGCCGACGGTGCGTCGCTACCTGGATATCCTGACGGGTGTATTCATGATTCGCCAGCTCCAGCCCTGGCACGCCAATCTTAAAAAACGGCAGGTCAAGGCTCCGAAGATTTATTTACGGGACACGGGTCTTCTGCATCAGTTGCTCGGTATCCGCTCAGACCAGGAACTCTTCAGTCACCCGAAATGCGGTTCTTCCTGGGAAGGTTATGTCATTGAAGAAACCATCAAAACCATGAACCCCGATGAGGCTTATTTCTGGGGAACACACAACGGCGCGGAGATCGACCTCGTGATGGTGAAGGGTGGCCGGATGCTCGGCGTGGAATGCAAGAGGATCGATGCGCCGCGGCTGACGCCCTCGATGCGCATTGCCCTCGAAAATTTGAATCTGGAGCGGATCGCCGTCGTATACCCGGGAACACGCCGCTATGCCCTGGCGGAGAATGTCCATGCCGTGCCCCTGGAAGCGATTGCGGATGGAATGGCAGGATTGTTTGCGGGGTCATGA
- the typA gene encoding translational GTPase TypA: protein MRKQNIRNIAIIAHVDHGKTTLVDAMLRQTGTFREHQEIVERVMDSMDLEKERGITIMAKNTAIWYDKIKINIVDTPGHADFGGEVERSLNMVDGAILLVDASEGPLPQTRFVVKKALARKLPIVVVINKIDRGDARIDEVIDEIYDLFIDLDANEQQIEFPILYTNAKRGIAHQKLGDPSEDLKPLFDAICSAIPGPDTDDEHVPQFLVTNLDYDPYVGQIAIGRLINGVLAMNQTYALCGENAITSGVRFSALYMFYGLRKKQVDAVEAGDIVAVAGVEAISIGDTITSQENPLPLPRINIDAPTVSMIFYVNNSPFAGKEGKYLTSRHLLERLEKESFRNVSLKLKPLERKDAFEVCGRGELQMAVLIETMRREGYEFMVSKPTVITKKENGKTLEPVECVFIDIPEEFVGIVTEKLSVRKGRMTHLINKGSGRVNLEFLVPCRGLIGFRSHFLTDTKGAGVMNTLFENYEPWFGPIPQRASGALLADRSGRVTNYASLAMVDRGELFVEAGYEVYGGMIIGERNRNGDMTVNITKEKKLTNIRSSTSEATVTLRPPRPLSLDQSIEFIAEDELVEVTPQHIRLRKMELDANKRASRRKEDNNP, encoded by the coding sequence GTGAGAAAGCAGAACATAAGAAATATTGCCATTATTGCCCACGTTGATCACGGCAAAACAACCCTAGTCGATGCCATGCTCAGGCAGACGGGTACCTTCCGGGAGCATCAGGAAATCGTGGAACGGGTAATGGACTCGATGGATCTCGAAAAAGAACGGGGGATTACCATCATGGCGAAGAATACAGCCATATGGTACGACAAGATCAAGATCAATATCGTCGATACGCCCGGTCATGCGGATTTCGGCGGCGAGGTCGAACGGAGCCTGAATATGGTCGATGGGGCCATTCTGCTGGTCGATGCCAGCGAAGGACCGCTTCCACAGACACGATTCGTCGTTAAAAAGGCCCTTGCCAGAAAACTGCCCATTGTGGTTGTCATCAACAAGATTGACCGCGGCGATGCCCGGATCGATGAGGTCATCGATGAGATATACGACCTTTTTATTGATCTCGATGCGAACGAGCAGCAGATTGAGTTTCCCATACTCTATACCAACGCCAAACGGGGCATCGCCCATCAGAAGCTGGGAGATCCATCGGAAGATCTTAAACCCCTGTTTGACGCCATCTGTTCCGCCATACCCGGTCCTGACACCGATGACGAACATGTTCCCCAGTTCCTGGTGACGAATCTCGATTACGATCCCTATGTGGGGCAAATCGCCATCGGGCGGCTGATCAACGGAGTCCTCGCGATGAATCAGACCTATGCACTTTGCGGAGAAAATGCGATCACTTCCGGGGTCAGGTTTTCCGCCCTTTACATGTTTTACGGCTTGAGGAAAAAGCAGGTGGATGCCGTCGAGGCCGGTGATATCGTCGCCGTTGCCGGCGTTGAGGCCATCAGTATCGGCGATACGATTACATCGCAGGAAAATCCCCTACCGCTCCCACGGATAAACATTGACGCGCCGACCGTCTCCATGATCTTTTACGTAAACAACAGCCCCTTTGCCGGCAAGGAAGGAAAGTATCTGACGTCACGCCATCTTCTTGAACGTCTGGAAAAGGAGAGTTTCCGGAACGTCTCGCTGAAATTGAAACCGCTGGAGCGCAAGGACGCCTTCGAGGTCTGCGGGCGTGGGGAGTTGCAGATGGCCGTGCTGATCGAGACCATGCGCCGGGAGGGCTATGAGTTCATGGTGTCCAAGCCAACCGTTATCACAAAAAAAGAAAACGGCAAAACCCTGGAGCCTGTAGAGTGCGTTTTTATCGATATCCCTGAAGAATTCGTCGGTATTGTTACGGAAAAACTGTCGGTGAGAAAAGGGCGCATGACCCACCTGATCAATAAGGGAAGCGGCCGGGTCAACCTGGAGTTCCTTGTTCCCTGCCGCGGCCTGATCGGTTTCCGCAGTCATTTTCTGACGGATACCAAGGGTGCGGGTGTGATGAATACGCTCTTTGAAAACTATGAACCGTGGTTCGGGCCGATCCCGCAGCGGGCAAGCGGCGCTCTTCTGGCTGATAGAAGCGGCAGGGTGACGAACTATGCCAGCCTGGCTATGGTAGACCGCGGTGAACTCTTCGTGGAGGCGGGGTACGAGGTGTACGGCGGGATGATCATCGGCGAACGCAATCGCAATGGTGATATGACGGTGAATATTACTAAAGAAAAGAAGCTCACGAATATCAGAAGCTCAACGTCGGAAGCGACCGTTACCTTAAGGCCTCCGCGGCCGCTGTCCCTGGATCAGTCCATTGAATTTATCGCTGAGGACGAACTGGTGGAAGTCACACCGCAACACATACGCCTGCGGAAGATGGAGCTCGATGCGAATAAACGGGCATCGAGACGCAAGGAAGATAATAATCCTTAA
- the cobD gene encoding threonine-phosphate decarboxylase CobD, with translation MNSYDHGGNIREISRIYEIDEHRLVDFSANINPLGYPQGTKDAVMRSFDDILHYPDTEAYDLITRLAAYHGMDRQYFITGNGSTEFIYWIPIIFKPKRALVVTPAFSEYEKGLNLAGSQVMYFQADEERDFVVDMDNLYTRLAGGFDILYFCNPANPTGVLTPKEELLILIARADSLETIVIIDEAFIDFVEEASLKVAVTQFSHVIILRSMTKFFGIPGLRVGYAIAGSAVIERLKRNKPPWMINTLAQIGACEALSNSAFIYETRRYVETEKAFLHRAINSIPGLKALPSAANYLLVRIDSQRGLSSRDLRERLLREDILIRDCSNFQRMGNYYFRVAVKKHGDNQLLIDTLKNVMT, from the coding sequence ATGAACTCGTATGACCATGGTGGAAATATTAGAGAGATATCGAGAATTTATGAAATTGATGAACATCGTCTTGTTGACTTTAGCGCCAATATCAATCCATTGGGTTATCCTCAAGGGACAAAAGATGCAGTGATGAGGTCTTTTGATGATATCTTGCATTATCCCGATACAGAGGCTTACGATCTCATTACGCGGCTGGCCGCTTATCATGGAATGGACCGCCAATATTTCATTACCGGAAATGGTTCCACGGAGTTCATTTACTGGATTCCTATCATCTTTAAACCTAAACGGGCTTTGGTTGTGACGCCGGCCTTCAGCGAATATGAAAAAGGTCTCAATCTGGCCGGTTCTCAGGTAATGTATTTTCAGGCCGACGAAGAACGTGATTTTGTCGTAGATATGGATAATCTGTACACACGACTGGCAGGTGGTTTTGATATTCTTTACTTTTGCAATCCCGCAAATCCCACAGGTGTTCTGACCCCAAAAGAAGAACTCCTTATTTTAATAGCCCGTGCCGATAGTTTGGAAACCATCGTGATCATTGATGAAGCTTTCATTGACTTTGTGGAGGAGGCATCTCTCAAGGTTGCGGTTACGCAATTTTCCCATGTTATTATCTTAAGATCCATGACGAAATTTTTTGGTATCCCTGGCCTTCGCGTGGGGTATGCCATCGCAGGATCTGCCGTTATAGAGAGGTTGAAGAGAAATAAGCCGCCGTGGATGATCAATACCTTAGCCCAAATAGGCGCCTGTGAGGCCCTTTCCAACAGTGCCTTTATATATGAAACACGACGATATGTAGAAACCGAAAAGGCCTTTTTGCATCGTGCCATAAACAGCATTCCCGGGTTGAAAGCCCTCCCGAGCGCCGCCAATTATCTTTTGGTCAGGATTGATTCCCAGAGGGGTTTATCATCGAGGGATTTAAGGGAACGGCTGCTTCGCGAAGATATTTTAATCAGGGATTGCAGCAATTTTCAAAGGATGGGAAATTACTATTTCCGCGTGGCCGTAAAAAAGCATGGGGATAATCAGCTGCTCATCGATACATTAAAGAACGTCATGACATGA
- the cbiB gene encoding adenosylcobinamide-phosphate synthase CbiB, producing MTPMMFFSAYVLDLIVGDPRWCPHPVVIMGKGIRCLERVIRTYFSRGHLKTGGVILWFVVILITYFVTWGILMAFFKVHWILGVVVTVILASQTLAVRSLFQESKVVVDHLNAGSIEGARKGLSMIVGRDTENLDEEGILRAVVETVSENLSDGVIAPMFYLLLGGVPLAMTYKAVNTLDSMIGYKSDRYRDIGYFSATMDDIFNWIPARMTGFIVVIASFLLGLNGKNAWRIMRRDCSNHPSPNSGIPEAAVAGALGVELAGPMSYFGKMMEKPTIGDRVKSIDSRDIKMVWAIMFSSSALMSLFCIILLRFMVL from the coding sequence ATGACCCCTATGATGTTTTTCAGCGCCTATGTACTGGATCTCATCGTCGGTGATCCCCGTTGGTGTCCCCATCCTGTGGTTATCATGGGGAAGGGCATACGTTGTTTGGAAAGAGTGATCCGGACGTATTTTTCGCGTGGCCATCTCAAAACAGGAGGCGTTATCCTTTGGTTTGTAGTGATTTTGATTACCTATTTTGTGACCTGGGGCATTTTGATGGCATTTTTTAAAGTTCACTGGATATTGGGCGTCGTTGTGACGGTTATACTTGCCTCACAGACTTTGGCCGTAAGGTCGCTGTTTCAAGAAAGTAAGGTGGTTGTCGATCATTTAAATGCAGGCAGTATTGAGGGTGCAAGGAAAGGACTTTCCATGATTGTGGGCAGGGATACGGAAAATCTCGATGAAGAAGGGATATTGCGGGCTGTCGTCGAAACGGTTTCGGAGAACCTGTCGGATGGCGTCATTGCCCCGATGTTTTACTTGCTCCTGGGAGGGGTTCCTCTTGCAATGACTTATAAAGCCGTCAATACATTGGATTCTATGATTGGTTATAAAAGTGACCGTTATCGGGATATCGGATATTTTTCGGCCACGATGGACGATATATTCAACTGGATCCCGGCCAGAATGACAGGTTTCATCGTGGTTATCGCCTCTTTTTTGTTGGGATTGAACGGCAAAAATGCCTGGCGCATTATGAGAAGAGATTGCAGTAATCATCCCAGTCCGAACAGCGGTATACCAGAGGCCGCTGTGGCAGGCGCCCTTGGTGTAGAGCTTGCCGGTCCGATGAGCTATTTTGGTAAGATGATGGAAAAGCCGACCATTGGTGACCGGGTAAAATCAATAGATAGTAGGGATATAAAAATGGTCTGGGCAATCATGTTTTCTTCTTCAGCGTTGATGTCTCTTTTTTGTATTATACTGTTGAGGTTCATGGTGTTATGA
- a CDS encoding cobyrinate a,c-diamide synthase, with amino-acid sequence MDSPRIVIAGTHSGVGKTSVTLAVVAALRKRGFKVQTFKVGPDFLDPSYLTMASERPCYNLDGWMAGRDYVCRLFARASESADISVIEGVMGLFDGADPDSSAGSTAEIARWLDAPVLLVVDVYGIARSIAAVVKGYTDFEAGLRVAGVIANRCGSEGHALWLAESLASASLPPLAGAIPMDGFPHLPSRHLGLVTADTGNLSRPVLNGLADVFEKYASVDTVMEIARRAPSLDVKSITFPPPAGGIEGGVKTGNRFKRISIGVAYDEAFHFYYRDFFDELEMMGCMLKFFSPIADNHLPEGIDALYIGGGYPEEHAEALAANEEMHSDIRKFSSSGRPVYGECGGLMYLSRTLETKDGVQYPMVGLIPASTRMLDRIKSLAYVEVTLNADSLWGARGTTLRGHEFHYSELTADLTENEGWATAYTVRKRRADDIAREGFQSGSVLASYTHLHLASRPEALQYFMNKIS; translated from the coding sequence ATGGATAGTCCCCGGATAGTCATAGCAGGCACGCACAGCGGTGTGGGGAAAACGTCCGTCACCCTTGCCGTCGTAGCTGCATTGAGAAAGCGCGGCTTCAAGGTGCAGACCTTCAAGGTGGGACCGGATTTTCTCGATCCATCCTATCTGACTATGGCTTCAGAGAGACCCTGCTATAATCTCGATGGCTGGATGGCAGGCAGGGACTACGTTTGCAGGCTTTTTGCACGGGCGTCTGAAAGCGCCGACATCTCCGTTATCGAAGGCGTTATGGGCCTTTTTGACGGTGCCGATCCCGACAGCTCCGCGGGGAGCACAGCGGAAATCGCACGCTGGCTTGATGCCCCCGTGCTTCTGGTTGTGGATGTCTACGGCATCGCCCGAAGCATTGCCGCCGTCGTGAAAGGCTACACCGATTTCGAAGCAGGTTTGAGGGTGGCCGGGGTTATTGCCAATCGCTGCGGTTCGGAGGGCCATGCATTGTGGCTCGCTGAGTCGCTCGCTTCGGCATCACTGCCCCCCCTTGCGGGAGCCATTCCGATGGATGGGTTTCCCCATCTTCCCAGCCGGCATCTCGGTCTGGTAACGGCCGATACCGGGAACCTATCCCGGCCTGTTCTCAATGGACTTGCGGATGTCTTTGAAAAGTACGCATCGGTTGATACGGTGATGGAAATCGCAAGGAGAGCTCCGTCTCTTGACGTAAAATCCATTACCTTCCCTCCCCCGGCGGGAGGAATTGAGGGAGGGGTTAAAACAGGGAATCGGTTCAAACGCATATCCATAGGTGTTGCCTATGATGAGGCCTTTCATTTTTATTACAGGGATTTCTTTGATGAATTGGAAATGATGGGGTGCATGCTGAAGTTTTTTTCACCGATTGCAGACAACCACCTTCCAGAAGGAATTGATGCCCTCTATATCGGAGGGGGATACCCGGAAGAACATGCGGAGGCCCTTGCCGCCAACGAGGAAATGCATTCGGACATCCGGAAATTTTCCTCCTCCGGCCGGCCTGTTTACGGTGAATGCGGCGGATTGATGTACCTGAGCCGAACCCTGGAAACTAAAGACGGAGTTCAATACCCGATGGTTGGGCTGATCCCGGCGTCAACCAGGATGCTTGACCGGATAAAATCCCTTGCTTATGTTGAAGTGACGCTCAATGCCGATTCTCTCTGGGGCGCCAGGGGGACAACCCTGAGGGGCCATGAATTCCACTACTCGGAATTGACCGCGGACCTGACAGAAAATGAAGGGTGGGCTACCGCTTATACTGTGAGAAAACGCCGCGCCGATGACATCGCAAGGGAAGGTTTTCAAAGCGGCAGCGTATTGGCAAGCTATACCCACCTTCACCTTGCTTCTCGCCCGGAGGCGTTGCAATATTTTATGAATAAAATCTCCTGA